Sequence from the Pedobacter sp. D749 genome:
GTAAAGAACTACGCCAACCCATACATGCTATTTACGGCTTTGTACGTTTAGCAGATGAAATTGTAGATAGCTTTCATCATTATGACAAGAAATTTTTATTAGCAAAATTTAAGGAGGATACTTTTGAAGCCATTAACCTGGGCATAAGTTTAAACCCTATCTTAAATTCATTTCAAAAGGTTGTGAATCAATACCAGATAGATATGGAATTGATTGTTCTTTTTCTAAGAAGTATGGAAATGGATCTTTCCACACAGAAATATACTCCTGAACTTTACAACGAATACATTTTAGGTTCTGCAGAAGTAGTAGGCTTGATGTGCCTAAAAGTTTTTACCCATGGTAGCGATGTAGGTTATGAACAGTTGAAACCTTATGCCATGAAATTAGGTTCTGCATTTCAGAAGGTTAATTTTTTAAGGGATGTTAAAGCTGATCATCAAACACTTAGCCGGAATTATTTTCCTAATGTTAATTTGGCAGCATTTTGTGATAATCAAAAAAGAGAAATCGAAGAAGAAATTGAAACAGAATTTGCGATGGCACTAACTGGTATTAAGCTATTACCTGCTGCTTCCAGAAATGGCGTATATTTGTCGTACATTTATTATAAAAAACTATTTGCAAAGATAAAGCGCTTAAGTGCTGAAAAAATCATGACTGAACGGATCAGGATTTCGAACACCCATAAGGTTGGTTTGATGTTTGATTCGATTATCCGTAATAAGTTAAATGTAATTTAAATGGAAGAGCAAGTTATTCTGGTTGACCTTGATGATGTGCCTAGAGGGCAGATGGGTAAGATGGAAGCGCATGAAAAAGGTATGTTACACCGTGCTTTTTCTGTTTTTATTTTTAATTCTAAATGCGAACTGCTGCTGCAGCAAAGAGCACTGCACAAATACCATTCGATGGGTTTATGGACGAACACCTGCTGCAGTCATCAGCGGATTGGAGAAAGTAATATCCGCGCGGCTAAGAGGAGGTTGATGGAAGAAATGGGGATCGATTGCGAATTAAGCTTTTTGTTTAAATTTACTTATAAAGCAATATTTGAAAATGGCTTAACGGAACATGAGATAGACCATGTTTTTTTTGGCATGAGCGATAAATTACCCGTTATAAATCTGGATGAAGTAGTATCCTTTAAGTATGTGGATTTGGAAACTTTAACAAAGGATATTGAGGTTAATCCAAATGCCTATACACCATGGTTGAGAATCTCTTTAGATCAAGTGATCGCACATGCATCAACAGCTAAAACAAAAAACGGGCATACAGCCTAAGCCATATACCCGTATCTAAATTAACGCTCTCGAGGACAAATATAAGGCTACTTTTGAAAATTCCTAAAATTTAATATTTCTTTTACTTTAAGATTATAGTTGGATGTAACGTAAAAGGTTTTACTATAATTTAAGTGCTTAATATTTAGTATTTTATGTTTTTTGCTAAAAAAATTAAGCTAAAGAATATTTTTTAGCTAGAGGTATAGTTTTTGGCATTTTTCGCAAAAGTAAGTCTGACGATGTGTTTTGCCAAGTTCCTTTTTCTCTATTTTGTGTTTAAGCGGACACTCCTTCTGATTGTATATCTCCCAATGTTTACTTAATGTATTTTCCTTTTTCCATTTTAAAAAATCGAAACTATAATTCCTGGCCTCCTTAACCAATGCCTTTAATTTTGCAGGTGGTAAATTTTCAATTTTGGTAAGGGGATGTATGCGAGTACGGTATAAAACCTCATTTTTAATAATATTACCCACTCCACTAAAAATTTGCTGATTGAGCAATATGTCGCAAACCGTTACCTGGGGGTTTTCTTTCAATGTTTTAATAGCTGCGCTACTGCTCCATTCATCAGCCATCACATCGTTTTCCCAATTGTAATGTTTTTTAACATTTCCTTCTAATAGATCAACTTTGCAGGTATAGAAATTTAATTCATCTTTTTTGAAGATCAGTCCTAGTTTTAATGGCGTTTTTTTGCGCTCGTTAATTAAATAACTGCCAAACAGCATAAAATGAATACGGATGGTGAAATCGTTAAAACAGATCAGAAAATGTTTACCCCAGCTTTTAAAATCCTGTATTTTTTGATGGAGCAATCTATCTTTGTCGAAATCTTTTACATTACCTGCCACTTCCAGCACTTCAGGTCTACCCAGATGAAGCTCCTTGATTAAATCTTTTAATATTACGATTGATGGAC
This genomic interval carries:
- a CDS encoding phytoene/squalene synthase family protein: MKEIFDQLSADCSRLTTKSYSTSFSFGIYFLGKELRQPIHAIYGFVRLADEIVDSFHHYDKKFLLAKFKEDTFEAINLGISLNPILNSFQKVVNQYQIDMELIVLFLRSMEMDLSTQKYTPELYNEYILGSAEVVGLMCLKVFTHGSDVGYEQLKPYAMKLGSAFQKVNFLRDVKADHQTLSRNYFPNVNLAAFCDNQKREIEEEIETEFAMALTGIKLLPAASRNGVYLSYIYYKKLFAKIKRLSAEKIMTERIRISNTHKVGLMFDSIIRNKLNVI
- the idi gene encoding isopentenyl-diphosphate Delta-isomerase, coding for MEEQVILVDLDDVPRGQMGKMEAHEKGMLHRAFSVFIFNSKCELLLQQRALHKYHSMGLWTNTCCSHQRIGESNIRAAKRRLMEEMGIDCELSFLFKFTYKAIFENGLTEHEIDHVFFGMSDKLPVINLDEVVSFKYVDLETLTKDIEVNPNAYTPWLRISLDQVIAHASTAKTKNGHTA
- a CDS encoding DNA-formamidopyrimidine glycosylase family protein codes for the protein MPEGPSIVILKDLIKELHLGRPEVLEVAGNVKDFDKDRLLHQKIQDFKSWGKHFLICFNDFTIRIHFMLFGSYLINERKKTPLKLGLIFKKDELNFYTCKVDLLEGNVKKHYNWENDVMADEWSSSAAIKTLKENPQVTVCDILLNQQIFSGVGNIIKNEVLYRTRIHPLTKIENLPPAKLKALVKEARNYSFDFLKWKKENTLSKHWEIYNQKECPLKHKIEKKELGKTHRQTYFCEKCQKLYL